A portion of the uncultured Bacteroides sp. genome contains these proteins:
- a CDS encoding histidine kinase, protein MKLRKRHLLEILIYATLWLVVFLLPVLGNYLSIYSGRESSYRWDMVTRFWLSIVPFLLIFVANNYLLAPHLLFRKRYIAYTLSVICTIVVILLVSSLGTSPRDSDPRRDEFRERRKPEPVERTWQRIPPDVESGEMKKPDKQKCGDYPPDKRLKSKPFLFPGMLMRPFYGRFLIAILLLGFNIAVKLLFKSLRDEETMKELERHNLQTELEYLKYQINPHFFMNTLNNIHALVDIDAEKAKKTIVELSKMMRYVLYESSNKTILLSREIRFLNNYIGLMKLRYTEKVNIEVSMPIDFPDVQIPPLLFISFVENAFKHGVSYQSDSFIHVCMKLEGEQLLFQCSNSRSNKHDDQHGGIGLENIRKRLRLLFGESYVLSIDQLADSFNVLLIIPIV, encoded by the coding sequence ATGAAACTACGAAAGCGGCATCTCCTAGAGATTCTAATATATGCAACCCTTTGGCTTGTTGTTTTCCTTCTACCGGTATTAGGGAACTATCTGTCTATTTATTCAGGCAGAGAATCTTCTTATAGATGGGACATGGTTACCCGTTTTTGGCTAAGTATTGTGCCCTTTTTACTTATTTTTGTCGCTAACAACTATTTATTGGCTCCTCATTTACTGTTTCGTAAACGATATATAGCGTATACGTTATCTGTGATTTGTACGATAGTAGTCATTTTATTGGTTTCGTCATTAGGGACTTCTCCACGTGATTCTGATCCACGACGTGATGAATTTCGTGAGAGAAGGAAACCTGAGCCGGTAGAACGTACTTGGCAACGCATACCTCCAGATGTGGAGAGTGGAGAAATGAAGAAACCCGATAAGCAGAAATGTGGAGACTATCCACCGGATAAACGTTTGAAAAGCAAGCCTTTTCTATTTCCGGGTATGCTGATGAGGCCATTTTATGGTCGCTTTCTAATTGCAATTTTACTTTTAGGTTTTAATATAGCTGTAAAGTTATTGTTTAAGTCTTTGCGAGATGAAGAGACCATGAAAGAACTGGAGCGTCATAACTTGCAAACAGAATTGGAATATCTGAAATACCAGATAAATCCGCACTTTTTCATGAATACATTGAATAACATTCATGCATTGGTGGATATTGATGCTGAGAAAGCAAAAAAGACGATTGTGGAATTGTCCAAGATGATGCGTTATGTTCTTTATGAATCGAGCAATAAAACAATTCTGTTGTCCAGAGAGATACGTTTCTTAAATAACTATATAGGCTTAATGAAGCTTCGGTATACAGAAAAAGTAAACATCGAAGTGAGTATGCCTATCGATTTTCCTGATGTTCAAATTCCTCCGTTACTTTTTATCTCTTTTGTAGAAAACGCCTTTAAGCATGGTGTTAGTTATCAGTCGGATTCTTTCATCCATGTCTGCATGAAGTTGGAGGGCGAACAATTGCTATTCCAATGCTCTAATAGCCGCTCTAATAAACACGATGACCAACATGGTGGTATAGGACTGGAAAATATAAGAAAGCGTTTGAGATTGTTGTTTGGTGAGAGTTACGTGCTTTCTATAGATCAGTTAGCCGATAGTTTTAATGTATTATTAATAATTCCGATTGTATGA
- a CDS encoding kelch repeat-containing protein, with protein MNVSVWNSTKKMILALLLLCMVMPFFSSCTDDDEYTVGVWYSRADLSGKPRTDAAGFTIGNKGYICTGYKSKSSTDGEQRLNDLWEYDMDENYWTQCADMPSAAGYRSQAVGFAVGTKGYVTTGMNSSNTYLADTWEYDPATNKWAQKDDFKGGPRCASLAFTIGTYGYVGTGFDDSWWNDFYRFNPNAASGSQWEEVKGFGGNKRQNGTAFVIDDKAYICAGTKNGSYPYDFWCFDPSSSTPFTQLRDIAEINDDEDYDDDYAGIVRASAVSFVIDGKGYLVTGENSGLKTDYWVYDPSTDLWIGGTADDYTPFALLNSGAQGSSRKNAVSFSNGKRGFVVSGTTGSYYLDDMYELSPYENRDE; from the coding sequence ATGAATGTAAGTGTTTGGAATTCAACCAAAAAAATGATACTCGCTTTACTTTTGTTGTGTATGGTGATGCCATTCTTCAGCTCATGTACTGATGATGATGAATACACTGTGGGCGTTTGGTATAGTCGTGCTGATCTTAGTGGTAAGCCCCGAACCGATGCGGCTGGATTTACAATAGGTAATAAAGGTTATATCTGCACCGGATATAAAAGTAAAAGTAGCACAGATGGAGAGCAAAGATTAAACGATTTGTGGGAATACGACATGGATGAAAATTATTGGACGCAGTGTGCCGATATGCCTTCCGCTGCCGGTTATCGTAGCCAAGCCGTAGGTTTTGCTGTGGGAACAAAAGGGTATGTGACCACGGGAATGAATAGTTCTAATACTTATCTGGCTGATACTTGGGAGTATGATCCTGCTACAAATAAATGGGCGCAGAAAGATGACTTTAAAGGTGGTCCTCGTTGTGCTTCACTTGCTTTTACTATTGGCACTTATGGATATGTAGGTACAGGCTTTGATGATAGTTGGTGGAACGATTTTTACCGCTTTAATCCAAATGCGGCATCCGGTTCTCAATGGGAAGAGGTAAAAGGATTTGGCGGAAATAAAAGACAGAACGGTACTGCTTTTGTAATAGATGATAAAGCTTATATTTGTGCGGGAACTAAGAATGGTTCTTATCCTTACGATTTTTGGTGTTTTGATCCATCTAGCTCAACTCCATTTACCCAGTTGAGAGATATAGCAGAAATAAATGATGACGAAGACTACGATGATGACTATGCCGGTATTGTTCGTGCTAGTGCTGTTAGCTTTGTGATAGACGGTAAAGGTTATCTTGTAACAGGTGAGAATAGTGGTCTTAAAACCGATTATTGGGTGTATGATCCTTCGACCGATTTGTGGATCGGTGGCACAGCTGATGATTATACTCCTTTTGCACTTCTGAATTCAGGAGCTCAAGGTTCATCACGTAAAAATGCAGTTAGTTTCTCTAATGGAAAAAGAGGTTTCGTTGTTTCGGGAACTACCGGCAGCTATTATCTTGATGACATGTACGAATTGTCTCCTTACGAAAATCGTGATGAATAA
- a CDS encoding acyl-CoA dehydrogenase family protein, with amino-acid sequence MANFYTDTPELKHHLNHPLMKRIVELKERSYTDTESYEYAPIDFEDAMDSYNQVLEIVGEICGDIVAPNAEGVDHEGPSVNDGRVTYATGTAANLEACRKAGLMGMAMPRRFGGLNFPVVPYIMAADIVSRSDAGFENLWGLQDCAETIYEFANDDQKKRYITRVCQGDTMSMDLTEPDAGSDLQSVMLKASYSEKDGCWYLNGVKRFITNGDADIHLVLARSEEGTHDGRGLSMFIYDKRNGGVDVRRIENKMGIKGSPTCELVYKNAKAELCGDRKLGLIKYVMALMNGARLGIAAQSVGLSHAAYNEALAYAQDRKQFGKAIVEFPAVAEILSLMKAKLDASRTLLYETARFVDVYKALDDIAKDRKLTPEERQEQKLFSKLADSFTPLAKGIGSEFANQNAYDCIQIHGGSGFMKDYACERIYRDSRITSIYEGTTQLQVVAAIRYVTTGAYLARIREYEAMPVSPEFEGLKNRLKEMANKYETAVTKIIETKDQELLDFCARRLVEMAAHLIMSYLLIQDASKNAIFAESAQVYVRYAEVEIEKHVMFIHKFDKDDLAYYRK; translated from the coding sequence ATGGCTAACTTTTATACAGATACACCGGAACTCAAGCATCACTTGAACCATCCGTTAATGAAGAGAATTGTAGAACTCAAAGAGAGAAGCTACACTGATACAGAGAGTTATGAATATGCTCCTATTGACTTTGAGGATGCAATGGACAGCTACAATCAAGTACTGGAAATTGTAGGCGAAATCTGTGGAGACATTGTTGCCCCTAATGCCGAGGGTGTAGATCATGAAGGTCCTTCGGTTAATGACGGACGAGTTACGTATGCCACTGGAACTGCTGCAAACTTAGAAGCTTGTCGCAAAGCCGGATTAATGGGTATGGCTATGCCACGTCGTTTTGGTGGACTGAACTTCCCTGTTGTTCCCTACATTATGGCTGCCGATATAGTAAGTCGTAGCGATGCAGGATTCGAAAACTTATGGGGATTGCAAGATTGTGCAGAGACCATTTACGAGTTTGCCAACGACGACCAGAAGAAACGCTATATTACTCGTGTTTGTCAGGGAGATACCATGTCAATGGACCTTACAGAGCCGGATGCTGGTTCCGACCTCCAGTCTGTCATGCTCAAAGCTTCTTATAGCGAGAAAGACGGATGCTGGTACTTGAACGGCGTAAAACGTTTCATTACCAACGGAGATGCTGACATACACCTCGTGCTTGCTCGTTCTGAAGAAGGCACACATGACGGTCGTGGACTTTCCATGTTCATTTATGATAAACGCAATGGCGGTGTAGACGTTCGCCGCATTGAGAACAAAATGGGTATCAAAGGATCACCTACTTGCGAATTAGTCTATAAGAATGCCAAGGCCGAACTTTGTGGTGACCGTAAGTTGGGCCTCATCAAATATGTGATGGCACTGATGAATGGAGCTCGTCTAGGCATTGCTGCCCAATCAGTGGGATTGTCTCACGCTGCTTATAACGAAGCATTGGCGTATGCGCAGGATCGCAAACAATTTGGTAAAGCCATTGTCGAATTCCCTGCTGTTGCCGAGATTCTTTCATTGATGAAAGCCAAATTGGATGCTTCACGCACGTTGCTTTATGAAACAGCTCGCTTTGTCGATGTATATAAAGCACTCGATGATATAGCAAAAGACCGTAAACTAACCCCTGAAGAACGTCAGGAGCAAAAACTATTTTCAAAACTGGCTGATAGTTTTACTCCTCTGGCTAAAGGGATAGGAAGTGAGTTCGCAAATCAAAATGCCTACGACTGTATTCAGATTCATGGCGGATCGGGATTTATGAAAGATTACGCTTGCGAACGTATCTACCGCGACTCTCGTATTACTTCCATTTATGAAGGTACTACTCAGTTGCAAGTGGTTGCCGCTATACGCTATGTAACGACCGGCGCCTATCTCGCTCGCATCCGCGAATACGAAGCAATGCCCGTATCTCCGGAGTTCGAAGGTTTGAAGAATCGCCTCAAAGAAATGGCCAATAAATATGAAACAGCCGTGACAAAGATCATTGAGACCAAAGATCAGGAATTACTTGATTTTTGTGCTCGTCGTTTGGTAGAGATGGCAGCTCATCTCATCATGTCATATCTTCTCATTCAAGATGCATCTAAAAATGCCATCTTTGCAGAGTCGGCACAAGTCTATGTTCGCTATGCTGAAGTAGAAATAGAAAAACATGTCATGTTTATCCATAAGTTTGATAAAGACGATTTGGCATATTACAGAAAATAA
- a CDS encoding DUF4907 domain-containing protein, whose product MNKKIYIPLLLLVTLVAVGVFYYTHQDKHAYHVEVVKVEPSGYGYKILQGKKTFVYQPFVPALGQKQPFLSEEDAEKVGKLVRDRIETGKDFSISIEDIRQLGLSGYRQ is encoded by the coding sequence ATGAATAAAAAGATTTATATCCCTTTGCTATTGCTTGTAACGCTGGTTGCCGTAGGAGTCTTTTATTATACGCATCAAGATAAGCATGCTTATCACGTTGAAGTGGTGAAGGTAGAACCAAGCGGGTATGGATATAAAATATTGCAAGGTAAAAAAACGTTTGTTTATCAACCGTTTGTACCTGCTTTAGGCCAAAAACAGCCTTTTTTATCAGAAGAGGATGCAGAAAAAGTTGGCAAGTTAGTAAGAGATCGGATAGAAACCGGAAAAGATTTTTCTATTTCAATAGAAGATATTCGTCAATTGGGATTATCGGGCTATCGGCAATAG
- a CDS encoding C1 family peptidase: protein MKKIVLIATLGLLSLNILAQDSKKEEGFVFTTVKENPITSIKNQNRSSTCWSFSSLGFFESELLRLGKGEYDFSEMYVVHRTMTDRAEHYVRLHGDSSFSPGGSFYDVVYCMKNYGLVPQTVMNGNMYGDTLPVHNELDAVAEGYMNAIAKGKLTKLTPVWENGISAIYDTYLGQCPENFTYKGKEYTPLTFAQSLGLNTDDYVSLTSYTHHPFYKKFALEIQDNWRNGESWNLPIDEFMAVVDNAVSKGFTVAWGSDVSESGFTRNGIAVVPDVNRADLSGSDMTRWTGLPLADKQKELTLKPSVEKEITQEMRQVGFDNWETTDDHGMLIYGIAKDQTGKEYYMVKNSWGTNNKYKGTWYASKAFVKYKTMNILVHKDALPKEIAKKLGIK from the coding sequence ATGAAGAAGATAGTACTTATTGCAACTTTAGGGTTGTTAAGCCTCAACATTTTAGCTCAAGATAGCAAGAAGGAGGAAGGCTTTGTTTTCACTACCGTAAAGGAGAATCCCATTACTTCCATTAAAAACCAGAATCGCTCTAGTACATGTTGGAGTTTTTCCAGTCTTGGTTTTTTTGAATCAGAATTGCTGCGCTTAGGAAAAGGTGAATATGATTTTTCTGAAATGTATGTTGTACACCGCACAATGACGGATCGCGCGGAACACTACGTTCGCCTGCATGGAGATAGTTCTTTCTCTCCCGGAGGAAGCTTCTACGATGTAGTTTATTGTATGAAGAACTACGGATTAGTGCCACAAACAGTAATGAACGGAAATATGTATGGCGATACATTGCCTGTACATAACGAATTGGATGCTGTGGCAGAAGGTTACATGAATGCTATTGCCAAAGGTAAACTTACTAAATTAACCCCTGTATGGGAAAACGGCATAAGTGCAATCTATGATACTTATTTAGGCCAGTGCCCTGAAAACTTCACTTATAAGGGTAAAGAATACACTCCATTGACGTTTGCACAATCATTAGGACTTAATACAGATGATTACGTATCCTTAACTTCTTATACCCATCATCCATTCTACAAGAAGTTTGCTCTTGAAATTCAAGATAACTGGCGCAACGGAGAATCATGGAATCTGCCGATCGATGAGTTTATGGCTGTAGTAGACAATGCTGTAAGCAAAGGCTTTACCGTTGCATGGGGAAGTGATGTTAGCGAGTCTGGATTTACACGCAACGGCATCGCTGTTGTTCCTGATGTAAACCGTGCCGATCTTTCAGGTTCAGACATGACTCGTTGGACAGGGTTACCTTTGGCTGATAAGCAAAAGGAGCTAACCTTAAAACCAAGCGTTGAAAAAGAGATCACACAAGAAATGCGCCAAGTAGGTTTTGATAATTGGGAAACTACCGATGACCACGGAATGTTGATTTACGGTATAGCCAAAGATCAAACAGGAAAAGAGTACTATATGGTGAAAAACTCTTGGGGTACAAACAATAAATACAAGGGAACATGGTATGCTTCAAAAGCTTTTGTGAAATACAAAACCATGAATATCTTAGTTCACAAAGATGCATTACCCAAGGAAATAGCAAAAAAACTAGGGATTAAGTAA
- a CDS encoding LytTR family DNA-binding domain-containing protein: protein MIKCIAIDDEPLALTQLTGYISRVPFLQQVKACQDAFDAMEVLAAEEIDLIFVDINMPDLNGLDFVRSLVVRPLIIFTTAYSEYAIEGFKVDAIDYLLKPFSFQDFLKAADKARRQLEYQSNSSTESEANMFDDDSSLFVKADYKIVRIKINDIKYVECMSEYVRIFIEGEDKPVMTLLSMRKLEERLPTNQFMRVHRSYIVNLRKIAEISRLRIIFDGSTYIPIGENYKDKFTEYINKMCLGK, encoded by the coding sequence ATGATTAAGTGTATTGCAATTGACGATGAACCGCTTGCTCTTACCCAGCTGACGGGATATATATCCAGAGTGCCTTTTCTTCAGCAAGTAAAAGCTTGTCAGGATGCTTTCGATGCTATGGAAGTACTGGCTGCCGAAGAGATTGACTTGATATTCGTGGATATTAATATGCCCGATCTTAATGGGCTTGATTTTGTGCGGTCATTAGTCGTACGACCTCTTATTATATTTACTACAGCTTATTCAGAGTATGCGATTGAGGGTTTTAAAGTGGATGCAATTGATTATCTGCTTAAACCATTTAGTTTTCAAGACTTCCTGAAAGCTGCAGATAAAGCCCGCAGACAGCTTGAATATCAATCAAATAGTAGTACTGAAAGTGAAGCGAATATGTTTGATGACGACAGTTCTTTGTTTGTTAAAGCTGACTATAAGATTGTGCGAATTAAGATCAATGATATAAAATACGTGGAATGCATGAGCGAATATGTACGTATTTTTATTGAAGGTGAAGATAAACCGGTGATGACTTTACTCAGCATGAGGAAACTTGAAGAACGCTTACCTACTAACCAGTTTATGCGCGTACATCGTTCTTATATTGTCAATCTGAGAAAGATTGCAGAAATCTCACGATTGCGGATTATCTTTGATGGAAGTACCTATATTCCCATAGGAGAAAACTACAAAGACAAGTTTACGGAATATATTAATAAGATGTGTTTGGGTAAGTAG
- a CDS encoding electron transfer flavoprotein subunit alpha/FixB family protein codes for MNNLFVYCEIEEGVVLDVSLELLTKGRSLANQLKCQLEAIVIGKNLKGIEKDLIPYGVDKLHVFEGKGLYPYTSLPHTSILVNLFKEEKPQICLMGATVIGRDLGPRVSSALTSGLTADCTALEIGDHEDKKEGKTYKNLLYQIRPAFGGNIVATIVNPEHRPQMATVREGVMKKQILASNYKGEVINHDVKKFVADTDYVIEVIERHVEKAKNNLKGSPIIISGGYGVGSKDNFKLLFDLAKTLNAEVGASRAAVDAGFADHDRQIGQTGVTVRPKLYIACGISGQIQHIAGMQESSMIISINNDPEAPINTIADYVINGTVEEVIPKMIKFYKQNSK; via the coding sequence ATGAATAATTTATTTGTATATTGTGAAATAGAAGAAGGTGTTGTGTTGGACGTTAGTCTGGAACTTCTCACCAAAGGACGATCACTGGCCAATCAATTGAAGTGTCAACTTGAAGCCATCGTTATCGGAAAGAACCTAAAAGGTATTGAAAAGGATCTCATTCCTTATGGAGTAGACAAACTCCATGTGTTCGAAGGTAAAGGGCTCTATCCTTATACCTCGCTCCCTCATACCTCCATTTTAGTCAATCTTTTTAAAGAAGAAAAACCCCAAATTTGCCTGATGGGCGCTACTGTTATCGGCCGTGATCTGGGACCTCGCGTTTCTTCTGCCCTAACTAGCGGACTAACAGCCGACTGTACAGCGCTCGAAATAGGAGATCACGAAGATAAAAAAGAAGGCAAAACCTACAAAAATCTTTTGTATCAGATTCGTCCGGCTTTCGGTGGAAACATTGTGGCTACTATCGTTAACCCCGAACATCGTCCTCAAATGGCAACCGTTCGCGAAGGAGTGATGAAAAAACAAATTCTTGCCTCTAATTATAAAGGTGAAGTTATCAACCATGACGTGAAAAAGTTTGTTGCCGACACCGACTATGTGATTGAGGTGATAGAACGACACGTTGAGAAAGCAAAGAATAATCTGAAAGGATCACCGATTATTATCTCAGGAGGTTACGGAGTAGGTTCTAAGGATAATTTCAAATTGCTTTTTGATCTGGCTAAGACACTGAATGCAGAAGTAGGTGCCAGCCGTGCGGCTGTTGATGCCGGCTTTGCCGATCATGATCGCCAAATCGGGCAAACCGGTGTTACCGTTCGCCCGAAGCTCTACATTGCTTGTGGCATTTCCGGACAGATACAACATATTGCCGGAATGCAGGAAAGCTCTATGATTATCTCTATCAATAATGACCCCGAAGCACCAATCAATACCATAGCCGACTATGTGATTAATGGCACTGTGGAGGAAGTTATACCAAAGATGATTAAGTTCTATAAACAAAATTCAAAATAA
- a CDS encoding DUF4270 family protein, with protein MKPKVWIFSCLFLLFITSCRDEASSAGGKWLDSSLRNVQTDTCTVQLSTILADSVTTSGDTICQIGHYNSNLWGNVQASFSVEYNVTSASFTDGITYRFDSITIQLKPTGDYVGDTLTTQHIYMHRLKEYVSLDENGYLYNTSSIPYETEQLASLSFKNKPKLKKALELRLPDEFGEELFSLMRNNSRIMNSQDNFRDYLKGIAFVSDTNDACVNGFSVSESSLCINLYYSKMAESVVNMSTTFTPSTTLNFNKVAYDRSNTPLATLKSGSAYGLPSQKTNNQAFLQGMTGLYTKIEFPHLNNLQLQGTIVTIESAMLYLYPVQGTYGETMTLPSSLTMYTANENNVMQDVVTDSYGTSVQDGSLVTDDRVLKGTYYSFDLTSYMQTNLGTFGSSRKNLMLMLPNNAFLSTLNGVTFGDANHQTSDLKMLVLYKIYTEQ; from the coding sequence ATGAAGCCAAAAGTTTGGATCTTTTCATGTTTATTTCTCTTATTCATAACCTCCTGCAGGGATGAAGCATCTTCAGCAGGAGGTAAATGGCTAGACAGTTCGCTACGCAATGTACAGACCGATACTTGTACCGTGCAACTTAGTACTATCCTTGCAGATTCCGTTACTACTTCCGGAGATACGATTTGCCAAATAGGCCATTATAATAGCAACCTCTGGGGAAATGTGCAAGCCTCTTTTAGTGTCGAATATAATGTGACTTCAGCCAGTTTCACTGACGGAATAACATATCGATTCGACTCAATCACTATTCAGCTCAAGCCAACCGGCGACTATGTAGGTGACACATTAACAACACAGCATATCTATATGCATCGTCTTAAAGAATATGTGTCGCTCGATGAAAATGGATATTTATATAACACCTCCTCCATACCTTACGAAACAGAACAACTTGCTTCTCTATCATTCAAAAACAAGCCGAAGCTAAAAAAAGCTCTGGAGTTACGACTACCTGACGAGTTTGGAGAGGAGTTATTTAGCTTAATGCGCAATAACTCAAGAATTATGAATTCACAAGATAACTTCAGAGATTATCTAAAAGGTATCGCCTTTGTTTCTGATACAAATGATGCTTGTGTTAACGGATTTAGTGTCAGTGAGTCCAGTCTATGCATTAACTTATATTACAGTAAGATGGCGGAATCGGTAGTTAACATGTCCACTACATTTACGCCAAGCACTACTCTTAATTTCAATAAAGTTGCTTATGACAGGAGCAATACTCCTTTGGCTACATTAAAATCTGGTTCGGCATATGGGCTACCCTCTCAAAAGACTAACAACCAAGCCTTTCTTCAAGGGATGACAGGGCTATATACTAAGATAGAGTTTCCACACCTAAATAATCTACAACTACAAGGAACTATTGTAACCATTGAAAGTGCCATGCTCTACCTATATCCTGTGCAAGGAACTTATGGAGAGACAATGACACTCCCTTCTTCACTAACAATGTACACTGCGAATGAAAATAATGTAATGCAAGACGTTGTAACAGACTCTTATGGAACAAGTGTACAAGATGGTAGCTTAGTTACGGACGATAGAGTATTAAAAGGCACTTATTATAGTTTTGACCTTACCTCCTACATGCAAACCAATCTAGGGACTTTTGGCTCTAGTCGAAAGAACTTAATGCTAATGCTTCCCAATAATGCATTCCTGAGTACGTTGAATGGGGTTACATTTGGAGATGCCAACCACCAAACAAGCGATTTAAAAATGCTTGTACTATATAAAATATATACCGAACAATGA
- a CDS encoding electron transfer flavoprotein subunit beta/FixA family protein has protein sequence MSLKIVVLAKQVPDTRNVGKDAMKADGTINRAALPAIFNPEDLNALEQALRLKDAHPGSTITVLTMGPGRAAEIIREGLFRGADNGYLLTDRAFAGADTLATSYALATAIKKIGACDVIIGGRQAIDGDTAQVGPQVAEKLGMTQITYAEEILAVADGRIKVKRHIDGGVETVEGPLPIVITVNGSAAPCRPRNAKLVQKYKHAKTITEKQQGNLDYTDLYDRRDYLNLVEWSVADVNGDLAQCGLSGSPTKVKAVQNIVFQAKENKTIGSGDREIEDLIVELLANHTIG, from the coding sequence ATGAGTTTGAAAATTGTTGTATTGGCAAAACAAGTTCCCGACACACGTAACGTTGGGAAAGATGCCATGAAAGCCGACGGAACTATTAATCGCGCGGCACTACCTGCCATCTTCAACCCTGAAGACCTTAATGCACTAGAGCAGGCTCTTCGATTGAAAGATGCCCATCCCGGTTCTACTATTACTGTCCTAACAATGGGTCCGGGGCGCGCCGCAGAAATTATTCGTGAAGGACTTTTTCGTGGTGCCGATAACGGCTATCTGCTTACCGACCGTGCATTTGCCGGAGCAGATACATTGGCTACTTCGTATGCCTTGGCCACTGCCATTAAGAAAATCGGAGCATGTGATGTCATTATCGGGGGCCGACAAGCCATTGATGGAGACACGGCTCAAGTTGGTCCACAGGTAGCGGAGAAGTTAGGCATGACACAAATCACCTATGCTGAGGAAATTCTAGCAGTTGCCGATGGCCGTATCAAAGTAAAACGACATATTGACGGGGGTGTTGAAACGGTTGAAGGTCCGCTTCCTATCGTGATCACAGTCAATGGATCGGCCGCTCCTTGCCGCCCCCGCAATGCCAAACTCGTTCAGAAGTACAAGCATGCCAAAACTATCACCGAGAAACAACAAGGTAATCTTGACTACACCGATTTATATGACAGACGTGACTACTTAAATCTGGTGGAATGGAGCGTAGCCGACGTAAACGGAGACCTCGCACAATGTGGTCTTTCAGGCTCTCCCACAAAGGTAAAAGCTGTTCAAAACATTGTGTTCCAAGCCAAAGAAAATAAAACGATTGGCAGCGGCGACCGAGAAATAGAAGACCTTATTGTTGAACTATTAGCTAACCACACCATCGGCTAA